The Saliniramus fredricksonii genome segment GCTCCGGCGGCGGGCGATGGGAGCCCGTTGTCGCCGGATTGTTCGCAAGCAGGCTATAGCTGTCGATCACGCGCCCGTCCGGCGCGATCAGCTGCGCTTCACCGCCGAGATTGTCGAGCGGTGGTTGCGCAAAGCCCCCGCCGAAACTGTCGTCATGGTCAATCGACGTGTTCGCATTCAGGAAGAAGCTGTTCAGGGTGACGTGCAGACGCGGTGCATCCGCGGCGATGGTGTAGTGCGAGCGCAGTTCCGCGCGCAGCGAATCATGCAGCAGGTCGGCGAAGACGCCGACGCCGCGCGCCCGCAGCGGCGCAACATCGACCGTAATCGCACTGACGCTATGGTGCGGCTGTGCCTCGGCGTTAACCGGGGCGAGCAGGACCGTACCCGCAAGGATGGCGAGGAGCATGGCGAACAGGGGAGCGGCGCTTGCGAGGATGCGATTACGAACCAGCGAGCCGTGAGCAGCGTGTCGTCCGATCATGGGCCGTCTCCTCGATATGTGTAGCCCCAACACTGATATATGGTGTTGCGCGCCGATGGGTAGCGGCAGTTGAGCCAAGGATTGGCTTTGCTCGCAGAGGGGGGGGGGGATCGCGCAAGCACTTCAGCCCCCTCAAACGATCCCGTATTCCGCCATCCAGGCGAAATCGTCCTCGGTGCGGCCAGACGGCTTGTATTCGAGCCCGACAGGGCCCTGATAGGGGGAGGCGGCGATGGCTTCGAAGATGGCGGGGTAGTTGATCTCGCCCTTGTCGGGGGCCAGGCGCAGGGGGGCGTTGGCGATCTGGACGTGGCCGATATGGGGCATGTGGCGCTCGTAGCGGCGCAGGAGATCGCCCTCCATCACCTGAATGTGGTAGAAATCGAACATCAGCTTGACGTTTGGCTCGCCGATCTCGTCGATCAGCGCGACGATGTCGTCGGAGCGCGAGACGAGGTTGCCGGGGCGGTCGTAGCGGTTCAGCGGTTCGAGCAGCAGGGTGAGGCCCCTGTCGGCGACGGAGCGCGCCGCCTCGCGGATATTGGCGATATAGGTGGTCAGCCCCGCCTCGTGCTGGCCGGGAACAACGCCGCCGCTCATCACATGGATCAGCGGCGCGCCGAGCGCCGTCGCGTAATCGACGGCCTGGGCGAAATAGCGCCGGAAATCCGCCTCGCGCCCCGGGAGCCCGGCATGGCCCCATTCGTCGCGGGAGGTATCCCCGCGCGGGGTGTTGAGATTGTTGAGCCGCATGCCCGTGGCGTCGAGCGCGGCTTTCAGTTCCTTGATCGGATGATCATAGGGAAACTGGAACTCCACCACCTCGAAGCCGCAGGCCTTCGCCGCCGCGAGACGCGCGGGCAGGGGGATTTCGGTAAAGAGCGTGCCGAAATTCACCGAGAAGCGTGAGCGGGGCAGGGGGGATCGTATCATCGCGTTTCCTCCGATGGCGCAAACCGGATGTTCAGGGTGGCGCCTTGTTGATGCTTCGTCAGGGCGATCCTAACGCAGCCGCGCGGCTCTGGGCAGCCCGGCCATGCGGCGAAACTCCCGCTTCACGATGGGTAAGGCGCCGCAACCCGGGTCGTTTTCCCCGTCTATGGGGAAGCCCGTGTGTTGCGCGCGCGGAGCAAACGGCGTAACGCATCCGCTTACGCTCACGCGCGCGAGGGACGGATGCAGGCATGGCACATCACGACAGGATTCTCATCGTCGATTTCGGCTCCCAGGTCACCCAGCTGATCGCGCGCCGCGTGCGCGAGGAGGGGGTCTATTCCGAGATTGCGCCGTTCCAGTCGGCGGCAGAAGCGTTCCGATCCATGAATCCAAAAGCCGTGATTCTCTCCGGCGGCCCCGCCTCGGTCACGGATGAGGGCTCACCGCGCGCACCCCGGGAGATTTTTGATTCCGGCGTGCCGGTGCTGGGCATCTGCTACGGCCAGCAGACCATGGCGGCCCAGCTCGACGGGGCTGTCGAGGGCGGGCATCACCGCGAATTCGGGCGCGCCGAGGTCGAGGCGATCTCAGCCTCACCACTCTTCGAGGGCGTCTGGGAAATTGGCCAGCGCTATCCCGTCTGGATGAGCCATGGCGACCGGGTGACCCGGCTGCCGGAAGGCTTCGAGATCATCGGCACCTCCGAGAACGCGCCTTTCGCGGCCGTCGCGGACGAAAACCGGCGCTATTACGGGGTGCAGTTCCATCCGGAAGTGGTGCATACGCCGCACGGCGCCGCCCTCCTGCGCAATTTCGTACGTCGCATCGCCGGCTGTACCGGTGACTGGACGATGAAGGCGTTTCGCGCCGAAGCGATCGAGCGCATCCGTGCGCAGGTCGGCTCGGAGAAGGTGATCTGCGGCCTCTCCGGCGGCGTCGATTCATCCGTCGCGGCCGTGCTCCTGCACGAGGCGATCGGCGATCAGCTCACCTGCGTCTTCGTCGATCACGGGCTGCTGCGCGCCGGCGAGGCCGAGCAGGTCGTGACGCTGTTCCGCGACGCCTACAACATCCCGCTGGTGCATGTGCAGGCTCAGGAAACCTTCCTGGAGGAGCTTTCCGGCATCAGCGATCCCGAGCAGAAGCGCAAGATCATCGGGCGGCTGTTCATCGATGTGTTCGAGGCGGAAGCGAAGAAAATCGGCGGCGCGAGCTTCCTCGCCCAGGGCACGCTCTATCCGGACGTGATCGAGAGCGTCTCCTTCACCGGCGGCCCCTCGGTCACGATCAAGAGCCACCACAATGTCGGCGGTTTGCCCGAGCGCATGAACATGAAGCTCGTCGAGCCGCTGCGCGAATTGTTCAAGGACGAGGTGCGCGATCTCGGCCGCGAGCTCGGCCTGCCCGACAAGTTCGTCGGTCGCCATCCCTTCCCCGGCCCCGGCCTGGCCATTCGCTGTCCCGGCGATATCACGGCTGAGAAGCTCGGTATCCTGCGCAAGGCCGATCTGATCTATCTCGAGGAAATCCGCCGCGCCGGCCTCTATGACGAGATCTGGCAGGCCTTCGCCGTGCTCCTTCCCGTGCGCACCGTCGGCGTGATGGGGGATGCCCGCACTTACGATTATGTCTGCGCCCTGCGCGCCGTCACCTCGGTGGATGGCATGACGGCGGATTTCTACCCGTTCGACATGAAGTTCATCGGTCGCGTCGCCACCCGCATCATCAACGAGGTCAACGGCATCAACCGCGTCGTCTACGATATCACCTCGAAGCCGCCGGGGACGATCGAGTGGGAGTGAGGGCCCTGCGGCGATGACGCACTGGCGGGTCACCTGGCTGCTTCTGGCTGGCGGTATCAGCATCTGGCTGGCCTGGCTCTACATTTCCCCGCATTTCAACACCTATCCCGAGCAGGATGATTGCAGCTTCGGCCCGGTTTCGAACGAACGCTATCGCGAATTGCTGGCGCTGGCGCGGCAGCATCAGGCCAGCGGACGCTGGTCGCGTCTGCGGGGCGATGGCCGCGACATGAACGAGAACTTGCAAGGCCGCCTCGACGATATCATGGACGGGATGGACTCGATCTACGAACGCATCGCCGCCACGCATGCCGTGATGCGGGCGCTCGGGGCATATTACCGTGCCACGGTTCCGGATTCCGAGGATGCATTCGAGAGTGCAAGGCGCAGATCAAACTGGACTGAGTTTGGCAGTGTTGGTTTCGTCTATTTTCTGGATGTTCATCGGATTGGTGGCTTTGCACCAATATTGCGGGATGCAAGAATAGGTGTTTCATTCATTGCAGATAAAGAACAACTTGCGGCATGGCGTAAGAAAGAAAACAATACCTTCACCGTCACGATAAATTACCCATTCACAATATTCAAAAGATCTTTGCGCCCTCTTAGCTCATATCCGCCAAGCGCGCAATATCACAAGACATGTCCTGCCGTGCCTGGCCCTGAATGGCTCATGGATTATGAGCAATGGCTCGCTGACACTCAAAATGATCGGAATGACTGATGATCACTGAACGCCGCATCTTTCTCGAATCCAAGCCCGTTACTGGTTCTGGTGCTGGACATCTCTATCTGGTTTTTCGTGATGTCACATTCGATAATGGTGAATTTATCGCGGTCGTCAACCAAACCGATTCTGTCATTCGGGGTGGGCCGGCAGGCGACATGGGAAACTACTCTGACCTCGGCACTCAAACTGGTTTTCTCCGCGATAGCGGTGACGCTTATGGTCTTCCCAACGGCGACCATTCTGATCTCACCCCCGAAGACCGCAACAGCCTCGACATTACCGCCCTTCTGCTTGGGTCTGGCGTCTATACGGATGCTCATGCCGCATGGGCGGGGATGACGGATTTTGCAAATGCGCTGAGCGGAGAATACCGCTACGAATTGCCCACCATGGGCGGCGGAATCCACACATCCAATTCCAACGCCACCATCCTCTCCGTCCTCAACCATGCCGGCCTCGACGTGCGCAGCATCGAAACTGCCGATGGCTCCAGCTATGTTGATGACACAAGGTATTGGGGGCATCCCGGCGCGGACAAGGATGCGCCCACGCTGTTGGGATCGGGTGACACCGCACCGGCAATGGCCGCGTGAGTAGTTGCTAGCAGAGCATTGATACTTTGGATTGTCTTTTCGGGTCGGCGGGTTAAGGTTCGGTGCTTGCTCCGGGCGGGCAGTGCGTGGGGAGAATCGGCGGGATGGTTTTGGTTGCGGAGCGTGGGAATGACGGGGCGGCGCGATGAGCGGGTTCTGGCGCTTTTTCCGCTATGGGTTGCTTACGATCGCCGCGCTCGTTGCGATATTGATCACGATGCCGTTCATTCTGATTGGTGCGGATACGCTTTATCATTCGGTCGTGCGCTACACGCACCACTACCGGCTGGTGCTGGAGATCGAGGATCATGGCGAGATCCGCACGGGCTCCAGCGTGATTGGCGTGAGCTTCTCGCCGCCACCACCATGGTTCCGGAACGTCTTTCCAACCAGCAAAACGCGGATTCGCGGCGAGGCCGTGGTGGTGGAACTGTCGACCGGGCAGGTCGTGGTGGCGACGCTGCGGCATGGTTACGAGACATCAGCCAATACATATAGAATGCGAATACTGGCGCGACTTGCCTTGCAGCAGGATGACCCACGATTCTTCATGGAAGCGCGAAATTGGGAGGGCTCCGCAGAGTTGTCCGGAGAATTGATCCCGTCGATCTTGCTTTTCGAAAGCGGCGATGATCCCTACTCGCGGCAATGGCTTCCACCAGATTCTTTTCGCGAGAAACTTGGCCCCGAGTTCCAATTCCAGCGAATGACACTGGAAATGACTTCTGATCCCGTCACACGCCAGATCACAGAAAAACTGCCATTCATGGCGCGCGATTGGGACGAACTGAAAGAAGAAGCAAACGCGATGGGGCGAGGGCTTCCAGGACGTCTATTCTTAAGGAGGTGATTGAGATAAGCAGCCAGCCCAGTATCGACAATGATGTCTTCAAAGCGCTTCTGGCACTGGATGCCTATAATCGGGGATATAATCCGGGCATTGATCTCACGGCAACTCCCAGAGGTTTGGGCGATGCTAGTTTCTTGTCACTTCTGGATGATGGCGCAGGCGGGGTCGAACCTGGCCAAGATCCCGCCTCAATCGCTGCCTCCTTCTACGCCCGAGCCTACACCTATAACGGCGAGATCATCATCAGTTATCGCGGGACGGATCAATATTTTTGGAATGATCAAAGCTGGGGTGACATCATCAATGGCTGGGTTCTCGGTGCTGGTGTGACGGCTTCGAGCCAGGGAGAACTCGCGCTGCAATTCTACAATGCCGTCAAGGATGGAGCGGGCGAGAATACCTCGATCAGCCTGACGGGGCATTCGCTGGGCGGCGGGCTGGCCGGGTTCGTGTCCGGGCTGCACGGCCTGTCGGCGAGAACCTTCGACACGATGACGTATATCAGCGGTGCGCAAGGGCTTTACGATTATGTGACCATGCCGGGTCCGCTTCTGCCCGGCGAGCAGGCCGATGTGGATTACTGGCACGATCTCGTCTACGGCACCGAAACGCCGACCGCGCCGGATTTCTCCAAGATCCAAGGCTATTTCGTCGAAGGCGAAGTGCTCGACAACTGGCTGCCTGCCCGCACAGAGAGCGCCTACGACCTCACTTCCATCTCGCACGAATCCGCGCTCGGCATGAACGCGTTGCACAGCCAGTCATTGCTGACCTTGCTGCTCTATGGCGAGAAGCAGGTGGGCGGGGACAATGCGGACTGGCAGGGGGCGAAGGCTGAGCTGGTGACGGCCCTGTTCGATGACGATGTCGGCGAGGCTGCCGGAGCGGAGCGCATCGACGGTACGAATAAGGACGAAGAAAAATACGCCGACATCCTGCGCACGACGCTCGCTTATTCGATGATCGACGGGGGCACCTATCATTTCGGGGATAGCGGCATCCAGGCCTTGTTCGATGATGCCGGCGATCTCGGTGCCGCGCTGAACACGCCCGGCGTGACCGACAATCTCGCACGCGCGGCGCAGGCGCTGGCGCAGAGCTTCACGCAATATGCCGGCCAGCTCGCCATCGGCAAGGTGATGGCCGGTCAAGGCAGTCCCGAGCGCGACGGCATCCTCACCCGCGCCGCCGACGGCTCCACGCTCAGCGTCGATTACAGCCAGACCCGCTGGCGCGACGGCATGGACGGCACCGACCCCGACCGCATCGTCGGACGCGAGATGCTGATCGACAGCGTGATCGGGGCGGGGGAGAATGCCGAGGCCGCCAATGACGAGATGGCGCCACCCCTCGCAGCGTGAGTGGTTCTTAACAGATCATTAAAATTCTGGATTGTTTTTTCGGATCGATGGGGTACGAATTGACGATACCATCAAGCGTCGAGGAGTGGGGTAGTGGTTGTGCGGCTGAAAGGGTTATTGCCATCGTTCTGGCCGGGTGTGGCGGCGTTGATGCTGATGGTGGCGCTCGGCAGCGCGCCGGCCCGGGGCGATGCAGTGCCGGGAATCGGAGCATGGGAATATTATCATAACTCTGTCGATCCATCCCCTGTCACCGTCCGCTTCGTTTATAACGACGGCACGCGCGACCTGCTGATTCCGCGCAAGTATATTTTCTTCGCGACGGGTGGCTTTTCCAGCCGCGACGGGCCGATCCCGGATCTGATCGAGACCCATTCCGTCAGGCTCGCGCTGACCTATCCCGATGGCGAGGCGTGGTCCGTTGCGACACGCGATTATATGCGCGAACACGGCGTGAGCGCAGGTAGGGCTGCCGATGAGATGCGTGACAGGATGCACATTGTTGAGCTGATGCGTACGCACAATATTATTGATCTTGATGTCGCACGTAACGATTTCCGGATTCGTGACCTTGAAGGCTCTATCGGAGATTCTGGTCTGGAGGAATTCAAAATAAGTCGTGGAAGACAGCAGTTTTTTCTGGCATCTGAAGAGGACGAATTCCTCCGGTCTGTCTGCTACAATCCTAAGAATCCAGGCTGGTTTTGTAAGTACTACGCAAGATTAACTGATGAAATAGTCTTCAATGCCGATTTCGTCGACCTTCGCATTTTTGGCGGGCGCGAGTTTGCCAATTCCCGCATGCGGATGATCAAGCGCACCCTCTGTACCTTCACTGAATCCTGCTGACCGGAGATCGATTCATGTCAAATGTCGTACTCACCATGGCCCAACTTAAACACCTGATTTCCGATAATTATGAATTTTCAATGGGATAGGGGGCGCCTTCGCGCTTTTAGCACCACGGTCGGAGGGTCGTGCGGTCAAGCAGCTTCGGTTTCGGCGATGTTCGGCGGCAGCGCCACGCCGACGGCGCGGAATACCGGCCCGACCTGACCGCTTACCGGGGTACGGATGGCAATGCTGCGTCCGTCCTTTTCGATTTTGCCGCTCTGCAGGCGGTCGAGATCACGCAGGAGCGGGCGCCACTCGGGTTTGATCCCGGCTTCGGTGCAGCGGTCGAACAGCTCCTTGTGCAGCATCAGGGCGAGGAAGGAGCAGAAGACGTGGCCGCGGATGGCGGCATCGGATGAATGGAAGATCGGACGTGTCGAGAGCGTCGCCTTGGCGACACGAAACAGCGTCTCGACGGTGAGCAGGTCCCGGTAGCGCAGCATCGCCTGAAGCGGAGAAATCCTCGCGTTGGTGCGCAGGACGAAGATCCCGTCATAGCGGGCTTCCTCGGCGATCTTGCCGGCATCGATCTCGAAGGCATCACGCGTCGTGGTGTTGAGATAACGCCTGTAGGCGGAGTTGCCGACGAGGGCCTTGTCGCCCTTCTTCAACTGCGTATCGAGGGCAGCGATGATGGCCTGGCGGTCCTCGCGGTCCTTCTCGGCCTGCGCCTCGTTGCGGCAGACGATGTAGCGGACCCCGTCGACGACGACCTCCTTGGCGAAGAGCTGCGTCTCGCCCTGGCTGCGCTCGACGAGGAGCGGCGTGAGGGGTTGCGGATCGTCGAGAACCCGGCGCATGCGTGCGTCGGTGCGCTCGCGCACACCCAACACATATTCCAGACCCTGTTCCTCTAGCGCCGTGATCGTGGCCTGCGAGATCATGCCCCGATCCGCCACGATGCAGGCTCGGGTGATACCGAAACGGCTGCGCAGCCGCTGCACGATCGGCAGCAGGATGGCGACATCGGCGGTGTTACCTGGCATCATCTCGGTGCAGACCGGGCGGCCATCGGCATCGACGATGACGGCGAGGATCATCTGGTTGAGATCAGGGCGATGGTCCTTGGAATAGCCCCGTGCCCCCAGCGTCTCGCCGCCTTCGCCGTGGAAGGACAGGGAGGTCGTGTCCATGAAGACGATGGAGAGATCGGTAAACAGGTCGCGCCGGCGCGCAAACAGCGCCTCCTCGATCACGTCCTTGACGGTACGCGGCGAAAAGGGCGTCGCATCCTTCTGCTCGTCCTTTGGCAGATCTTCTCCGAGCCAGGCCATGGCCCGATAGAAATGGTGCAGCGACAGATCGTCGGCACCGGGAATGTCGTAATCCTGCATCCAGGACGCGCAGTCGCGATCCGAGCCGGAGACGAACAGACGGTGCAGCGTCGCGGTGAACACGGCCCGCTCCACCGGGAATTCGAAGCCGCGTTCCCCAAGCTGATCAGCGATCACCTGATCGATGCCGAGTTGCTGCCACAGGCGCCCGAAGAGCAGCGGCCCGCCGATGCGACGAGCTTCGTATCGCGCCACATCACCGTTGTTGATGGCATCCAGGACCATGGCCCGTTCCGTGAACCGTCCGACCGAGGCGGCCAGGCGATCGAGATCCTTGCTGGCGAGAACCGTTTCCTTGCGTCCGAGATTGCGGATGATGCGCTGCTTCGTGCGGCCACCCTCGCGGACATTCTCCACAAGGTAGATGTAGGTGTAGCCATTGATGGTCTTCTCGCGCACGAACATGCCGAATTAGCATCTCAGAAACCTCCATTCGTCAAGCAATGAAACGCCTATTCTTACATTATTTAGCACCACACAAACTGACGCCCACCGACCCCACCTCAATAACATCAATGGCTTACGGAAAAATGTTCCCGCTTCGTCCAATTCAACTGTTCAACTTGGGCATGGCTGATGTCGATGCCATGACTGCGATCCTGGATAGTGGTGACCGTGCGGGTGCTTATCTCTACTATTACAATATCATCAGGGACGTCGACCGTGATGCGGCTGATCAGATCCTGATGCAGATGCAGATCACGACCTATAGCGGCTTCTTTGGTGGTGGTTTTCCTATTTGAAATTCGTCAGTTGCGACGGGTGAGGGACAGGTGAATTGGAATGATGGTAAAAAGAGATCAGAAAATTAGAGGTGCAGCTGGCTTGCTGTTTCATGCGCTTGTAGCCTTCGCCGTTCTCGCGATTGCGCCGGCCAATGCCGACACGGTGCCTGGCTTTGTAGCTGGTGACAATCGGCACCTTTCCTTCGATCCATCTCCGGTTACAGTTCTTTTTCGCTATAGTGATGGCGTGCGTGAACTGCGCATCCCGCGACAATACATCGTTATCGCATCCGGCGATTTCTCCAGCCGCGACGGCCCGATTCCTGATCAGATCGACACCCATGCTGTCACTTTGGCAATAGCCTATCCCGATGGCGAGGCATGGACTATCGCAACGCGCGATTACATACGCGAACATGGCACCAGTGCTCGTATGGTTGGTGCAGAGATGCGATACGAATTCAATAAGGTTGTAGTCAGGCGATCCGGTCCGGTTGACTATCGGACCCGGAGCTATGGATCAGAGCGTGCCGAGCGCGATGCGGAAACAGGTCTGCTTTCATTCACACAAGGAAAAAGCAATATTCGCTTCATTGGCGATGAGTCCGATTATTTTGGAGATATCGATTGTTCCCAGGCATTAAATCCACGCTGGCTTTGTGATTACAGAGCACACATCACGCACAACATCGCGATAACAGCGTCATTCGTCGACTTCCGCCTGCATGGTGGCCGTGAATTTGCCAACCAGCGCATGCGCTTCATCCGCGAAACTGTCTGCACGTTCACCTCAGAGTGCTGATAGCATTTTACTCGAAGGATCCGGAACATGAGCAACCAGATCATTACTTTGGCCGACACGGCTGCCATGACCGCTATTCTGGATAGCGGAGACCGAGCTGGTGCTTACCTTTATTACTACAACTTGATCAGAGATGTCGATCGTGCGGCTGCCGATCAGATTCTCATGCAGATGCAGATCACGACCTATAGTGGTTTCTTCGGTGGTGCCGCGCTGATTGGAAATTCCATTGCGAAAGACAGCAATCCTGATCTCTATCCCCCGACGCTTGATATTTTTTCCGAAGAGATTTTGCGTGGTTTGATTTTGACAATTGAGGCGGCAGTTGAAGACCCTGATCATTCCGGCGTCCTCAGCGCAAGCGAAATTCGTGATGCCGATCGTAGTGTCTGGGAAGCCATGCAAATGGAACAATATTTTCCCGGCAATATCCAGTTTCCCTATTCTGACTCGGTCTTCTATTCTGAAGGCACGATGACGGCGATGCTGGCGGGGTTGCAGCTGACTTTCGGGTCGCGCGTCGGCAACAGGGCGGAGCATTTCACGGGCAGCGGCTATGTGGTCGACGATGCCACCGATTACCTTTTGATCCGTAACGCTGACGGCATCATCGTCTATGTCGAAGACAAGCTCGGCCTCGTCGATGATGCGACCAACGGCATGCATGAGAACCCGGGTCAGGTGGTCCTCACGGCGGGAATGGATGCGCTTGCGTCCATCGCCCGTATCGCCCTCGCCTTCCCCAAGCTCGCCCTCGGCG includes the following:
- a CDS encoding hydroxypyruvate isomerase family protein: MIRSPLPRSRFSVNFGTLFTEIPLPARLAAAKACGFEVVEFQFPYDHPIKELKAALDATGMRLNNLNTPRGDTSRDEWGHAGLPGREADFRRYFAQAVDYATALGAPLIHVMSGGVVPGQHEAGLTTYIANIREAARSVADRGLTLLLEPLNRYDRPGNLVSRSDDIVALIDEIGEPNVKLMFDFYHIQVMEGDLLRRYERHMPHIGHVQIANAPLRLAPDKGEINYPAIFEAIAASPYQGPVGLEYKPSGRTEDDFAWMAEYGIV
- the guaA gene encoding glutamine-hydrolyzing GMP synthase, giving the protein MAHHDRILIVDFGSQVTQLIARRVREEGVYSEIAPFQSAAEAFRSMNPKAVILSGGPASVTDEGSPRAPREIFDSGVPVLGICYGQQTMAAQLDGAVEGGHHREFGRAEVEAISASPLFEGVWEIGQRYPVWMSHGDRVTRLPEGFEIIGTSENAPFAAVADENRRYYGVQFHPEVVHTPHGAALLRNFVRRIAGCTGDWTMKAFRAEAIERIRAQVGSEKVICGLSGGVDSSVAAVLLHEAIGDQLTCVFVDHGLLRAGEAEQVVTLFRDAYNIPLVHVQAQETFLEELSGISDPEQKRKIIGRLFIDVFEAEAKKIGGASFLAQGTLYPDVIESVSFTGGPSVTIKSHHNVGGLPERMNMKLVEPLRELFKDEVRDLGRELGLPDKFVGRHPFPGPGLAIRCPGDITAEKLGILRKADLIYLEEIRRAGLYDEIWQAFAVLLPVRTVGVMGDARTYDYVCALRAVTSVDGMTADFYPFDMKFIGRVATRIINEVNGINRVVYDITSKPPGTIEWE
- a CDS encoding IS1634 family transposase yields the protein MFVREKTINGYTYIYLVENVREGGRTKQRIIRNLGRKETVLASKDLDRLAASVGRFTERAMVLDAINNGDVARYEARRIGGPLLFGRLWQQLGIDQVIADQLGERGFEFPVERAVFTATLHRLFVSGSDRDCASWMQDYDIPGADDLSLHHFYRAMAWLGEDLPKDEQKDATPFSPRTVKDVIEEALFARRRDLFTDLSIVFMDTTSLSFHGEGGETLGARGYSKDHRPDLNQMILAVIVDADGRPVCTEMMPGNTADVAILLPIVQRLRSRFGITRACIVADRGMISQATITALEEQGLEYVLGVRERTDARMRRVLDDPQPLTPLLVERSQGETQLFAKEVVVDGVRYIVCRNEAQAEKDREDRQAIIAALDTQLKKGDKALVGNSAYRRYLNTTTRDAFEIDAGKIAEEARYDGIFVLRTNARISPLQAMLRYRDLLTVETLFRVAKATLSTRPIFHSSDAAIRGHVFCSFLALMLHKELFDRCTEAGIKPEWRPLLRDLDRLQSGKIEKDGRSIAIRTPVSGQVGPVFRAVGVALPPNIAETEAA